DNA sequence from the bacterium genome:
AAACTGCGCCATCTCTCACCCCCAGAGAACCAGACGATAGCCCGACGGCGACGCCCCCCCCACCCCCGAGGACCACCCGGGGTTCCCGTCAGGTGGCATGAACTCCTCGGACAGAGCCCCGGCTGCTGTAGCTTTCGCGCGAGCGCTCAGGCTCGACACCGTTGGACAGTCTGGCCATGGCCGTGGACCTGGTGTCCCGAATCTGCGGATCGCGCGGGACCTGTATGCTGGGTCAGGCAGAAGAACCTCGAGGAATTTCACCATGAAAAACTGCGCATTGTTTGTCGTCTTCTGGCTGGTATGGATACCGGCCCATGCCTTCGAACTGGGTGATCACCAATTGATCGACCTGAGTCATTCCTACGGCGACGACACGCTCTACTGGCCAACCTCTCCCTCGCGTTTCGAGAAACAGCAACTGGCCTACGGCCCGACAGACGGTGGCTGGTTCTATTCCTCCAACTCCGTCTGCACTCCAGAACACGGCGGCACGCATCTCGATGCCCCGATTCATTTTGCCGCGGACGGCCTGACTACAGATCAGATTCCGTTGAAAAATCTGATCGCCCCGGGCGTTGTCATCGATATCAGCCAGAAGGCGGCGAACGATCGAAACTATCGACTTAGCGTTGCTGATGTAGAAGCGTTCGAGAAGAAGCACGGACGCATCGCTTCAAACACGATCGTACTACTGCGGTCCGGCTGGAGCAGATTCTGGCCGGACGCCAAGAAATACCTCGGCGATGACACCCCGGGGGACGCCAGCAAGCTGCAATTCCCGGGTTACGGTGCCGAGTCCGCCCGGTTCTTGGTCGAGAGCCGAAAAGTATCGTTACTCGGCATCGATACGGCCTCCATTGACTACGGCAAGTCCGACGACTTCACGGTGCATCGCATAACAGCTGCGCTGGGTGTTGGCGGACTCGAGAACCTGACCGGACTCGAAAAACTACCGCCTGTCGGTTTTCTCGTCATGGCACTACCGATGAAGATTGCCGGTGGATCAGGTGGCCCGGTGAGGGTGGTGGCAGTCGTGCCCAGGTAGTTCTCGGTGCCAGAGGCCAAGCCAAGGCGGCAATCCACCCGGCGATGAAGACTGGGAGGCGCAGCACCGCAGACCAGATATCCCGCGTCGAGCAAGCTGATCCCTCATTTCAAGGCTAATCTCCTCCAGTGCAGGACGCACCCCCAAAACCCCTCCCTGGCCCTGGCTCGCCTGAAGATTCAGCTGCAGGCGCAGGTCGCGACTCCTTCCTGTCGCGTGTGCGCAATCGCGACCACACGCAGGCGAATCTTCTGGGTTCGATCGCCGCTCTTTCGATCCCGGCGATCTTCATGTCTCTGATGGGCGGAGCTCTGTTTCAGCTGGTAGACCTGAGCTTCCTGGGTCGACTCGGCGACGCTTCACTGGCCGCGGCGGGTGCGACGAACCAGACGCTGCGCCAGTTCTTCTTTCTGATGTCGTTTGGCCTGTCGGTTGCGGCGCAGATGTTGATCGCGCGCTTCGTGGGTGCGGGCAGCATCGAAGGCGCCGAACACGTGGCGGGCCAGACTTTCCTGCTGGGAATCCTTCTGGCGCTGTTCACCGCGGTCATCGGTTTTCTTTTCGCCGAACCGCTGGTTGCACTGGTCATGCGCGACCCCGAAGTGCAGGCGCTCGCGACCACCTATCTGCGCATCACCTTCGCGACGCTCACCTTCACCATAATGGTGCAGTCGTTCAGTTCGGTACTCAACGGTGCCGGAGACTCGACCACGCCCATGCTCATCAGTTTCGTCATCACTCCCATGGGAATCCTCGGCGAGTACACACTGGCCTTTGGGCATTTCGGTTTCCCGGAAATGGGTATCGCGGGGATCGCCCTCGGAGCTGGACTGGGTGGATTCAGCGGTCTGCTCGTCGCCAGCTGGGCTCTGTTCAGTGGACGCTGTCGCGTACACCTGCGAGCCCGACATCTGAAACCCGACCTATCCGTGTTGCGCAGGATCGTCCGTTCAGCGTGGCAACCGGCGCTGCACATGCTGGCCCGTACGTCGATGATCTTCTTCTTCATGTGGCTGGCGAGCCGGATCGGAGGGAAAGTCCAGGCCGCCTTCACGATCGGGCTGCGACTCGAGATGGTTCCGATCATGATCGCGTTCCCGATCGCCAACGCCTGTGCGACGCTGGTGGGTCAGAATCTGGGTGCGAACAACCTGCCCCGCGCCTGGCGGTCGATCTGGGTAACCTACGGCGTGCAGTGCTCGGTGCTCTGGCCCTTGGGTTTGTTCTACTTCGTGTTTCGACACGAACTCG
Encoded proteins:
- a CDS encoding cyclase family protein, whose protein sequence is MKNCALFVVFWLVWIPAHAFELGDHQLIDLSHSYGDDTLYWPTSPSRFEKQQLAYGPTDGGWFYSSNSVCTPEHGGTHLDAPIHFAADGLTTDQIPLKNLIAPGVVIDISQKAANDRNYRLSVADVEAFEKKHGRIASNTIVLLRSGWSRFWPDAKKYLGDDTPGDASKLQFPGYGAESARFLVESRKVSLLGIDTASIDYGKSDDFTVHRITAALGVGGLENLTGLEKLPPVGFLVMALPMKIAGGSGGPVRVVAVVPR
- a CDS encoding MATE family efflux transporter; translated protein: MRNRDHTQANLLGSIAALSIPAIFMSLMGGALFQLVDLSFLGRLGDASLAAAGATNQTLRQFFFLMSFGLSVAAQMLIARFVGAGSIEGAEHVAGQTFLLGILLALFTAVIGFLFAEPLVALVMRDPEVQALATTYLRITFATLTFTIMVQSFSSVLNGAGDSTTPMLISFVITPMGILGEYTLAFGHFGFPEMGIAGIALGAGLGGFSGLLVASWALFSGRCRVHLRARHLKPDLSVLRRIVRSAWQPALHMLARTSMIFFFMWLASRIGGKVQAAFTIGLRLEMVPIMIAFPIANACATLVGQNLGANNLPRAWRSIWVTYGVQCSVLWPLGLFYFVFRHELVGAFTSDPEVAALAAEYLTFSSAILLTAGLYFTSFRALQAAGDMNSPMLISVSVAFLVGAPLGYYLATASDMGARGMWIGNLVYAYVNAALMVGWLMTGRWSHKHARSIA